The Verrucomicrobiota bacterium genomic sequence GGGTTGTTTTTGCGGCGATGGGAGTAGGCACTGGTGCCGGTGCCGGGGTAATAAAAGGTAGCGTGACAGGTTTGTCTTTGTTTAGGAACGATGAGGGGATCGTCCCTGTCGGCATTTTGACCGCTGTCATCGTGTCAAATCGGGGGACAGTGACCAATCTCCCCTCGATCTTGTGCCACAGGGCAGGGGAAACGGGTTTGGGAGGGAAATCTTTTTTGGCTTGGTCATCATTCGGGAATTTCGGGGCGGCGGACGTTTTAAAGGAGAATCCGGCGTTATCGTCCCGTTTCTTATGCAAGGCATTTTCGAAGCCCAAATCGAAAGTCCATTGAAGGGGGGTCACCGTCTTTTGGTCATATCGGGAAGCTTTTTCCCAGATGTCCACGATCGTATTTTCGTAGACATCAGCAGTTAATGACTCCTTCTCAAGCAAGGAGAAGAGGTACGAATAAAGGACGCCGCCGTGTTTGTCGCAAAAAGCCTGTAGAGAGAGCTTATTGCGCACTTTGATCTGGTCGATAAGGTAAATGTCCTGCTTGCTCATGTCGGTAAAGCAACTTGAAATAGCAAACGCTGTGACAGTCGGCTAGATAAAATTTCAGTTTTACTATGCAAGGAAAAAGTTATATCCCGGCTTTGTTGAGGATATCCGCTACGATTTTTTCGGCTTCGAAGTATTCCTTGGCTATTTCTTTGGCTTTCCGGCAATGGAAATCATAATCACTATTTATTTTGGCCGCGGCTTCCTTGATGTCGTCTAAGCTTTGGAAGGCGAATAATCCTTCCCCGACCGGGATAAATTTGCTGAATCCCGTTTGCTGGGTGATGACCGGTTTCCCGGCGGCTAGGTAACAGGCACTACGGTCACTGAACCAGCCGGTATTCAGGCGGGTGTATTGGTCCTTGGCGACGGTGAATTCACCTTTAGAGGCCCGGATATAGTCCTGATAAGCCCAGAAATCCTCGCTCATTTTGTGGGGCAAGGTAAACCGCCAACCTTGGGTCAGGAATTTCTCACGTTCGCCAGCCTCTTTCATGTCTGTGGCCAGCTCGAAAGGTTCACCACAAATGGCGGGGGCTTCGTGGAACTTATGGAATTCAGGGTTTTTACTCCAGAGATAGGTTTCCCCATTCCATTCGATATCTTTTTTGCCTCCAGTGGACCAATTTGCTATGGTCGTATAAACGGCTGATGCTGGATCGAAGGTCTTGCCCGTGGGCATTTCCCACAGGTCGGTCACGACGGGTTGGCGGGTGGGGAACCATTTAAAGTCAGTGTGGGGAACCCCGCAATCGGGTTGGTTAAGATTCTCCCCGAAACTGAAGAGGGCATGGTGGCGGGAGAGGTATTCGCGGGTGTTTTGATTGTCTTTGGCGAGTTTGATTTGTTCGACAGCGGGGTCACTTTCGATGTAAAGGAGCCTTTCCGAGGCGAGGAGCTCGTCGTTGAATTCCTGTGAACCGCACACATTAAAAATCGCGTCAGCGGAGCGGTAAAGCTCCTTGATCCGCTCAAAACTCAGGCCTGCCGTCGGTTGATCGGGGAGGTAACGGGCGCAGTAACCCCAGTTTTCTTTGCCTAAATCGTATCTTTCAAAAAGTCCGGCGAGGGTTTTCGCTGCGTAACTATAATCTTCAGTAACCTCGAAAGTGCTCGGGTTATACGGGATCCTAGCCGAGTCTTCGATATAATAGACCTCGTGTCCGAGGCGTTTGGCCCCGATCAAGTAATGCATGTGCTGCCAGACGACCCCTGCGATAGGGCAGCTGGCCATGAACCCCATAACGATAATCCGCTTTTTATCTTTCACAGGGTCATAATTAAACAAATTTCCGATCAAGCCGCAATCTTTCATCTAGCAAGTTTTATCCAAATCCAGAACACGCATTCCCTCCAATGGGCAAAACTGAGGAGTTAGCTTGTGGTGAATCAGGGGGGGTGAAATTTTAGCGTGATTTTCGCGGGGGGCTTAGGTAATTTGTCAGGCGTGAATAAAACTTCCCTCCAATTTCTTGAGAAACTGATTAATACCCCTAGTCCTTCGGGGTTTGAAGCTAAGGGCCAGAGAGTGTGGCTGGATTATGCCGCGCAATTTGCGGATGAAACCTCGACGGATGCTTACGGCAACGCCATAGCGGTCTTGAATCCTAAGGGCAAAACTAAGATCATGGTCGCCGGCCACGCCGATGAAATCGGGTTCATGATTAATTATATCAATGACGAAGGTTTTATCTACGTACAAGCCATTGGCGGGATCGATGTCTCGCTGGCACGAGGGCAGAGGGTTTTTATCCACGGGGCAAAAGGGGCGGTAACGGGTGTGACCGGAGCCCTCGCGATCCATCTCCAAGACAAGAGTGCTGATGCCAAAGCTCCGAAGATCGAGGAGATATTCATCGATATCGGAGTCAGGGACCGGAAGGAAGCCGAGAAACTTGTTTCTGTCGGAGACCCGGTGACGTATGTCGATGCTTTCGAGGTGCTGCGCGGGAATACCGTCGTCGCGCGGGCTTGTGATAACCGGATCGGCACTTTTGCCGCCGCAGAGACATTGCGCCTGCTCAAAGAATCAAAAAAATGTGACGTGTGCGTGGTGGCGGTGAGTACGGTTCAAGAAGAAAACGGACTCTATGGCGCGCAAATGGTCGGGTACAGTATTAAACCCGACGCCGCCTTGGTCATCGATGTGGGACATGCTACAGACATTCCGCCTTGCACAAAAACAAAGCATGGGGATGTCCGACTGGGCAAAGGCCCGATCCTGAGTGTGGGCAGTGCGAATCACCCCGTGGTGGTGGAACGCCTGAAAATCTCGGCAGCCAAGGCCAAGATCGATTACCAAAAGGGGATCGATCCCCGCTGGAGCGGGACGGATGCCGACGGGATATTCCTCTCGCGTGGCGGAGTACCGACGGCATGTATCGGTTTGCCGAACCGTTATATGCATACACCTGTGGAGATGATTGATCTCGGAGATCTGGAGGCGATTTCGGTTCTTTGTGCGGAATTCTGTCGTTCGGTCAAATCCGGCGAGACATTCAAGGTGAAAATTTAACTGATAAAGGTAAGGAATATTTATGAAAAAAGTTCTAGGCATTTCAGCTCTCCTGTTACTCATGGCGTTAACGGCGGGGGGGGTTTATTGGTGGTTTTTTCTGCGTTCGTCCAAACCAATGATCTTGGTGAATACCCTTCCGGCGGACACGGTGCTCTATCTGGAGCTTAAAGATGTCAGTAAACTTAAAGAAGACTTCAAGAAGACGGCTTATTACAAAATATGGAATGATCCCGGGGTACAGGCATTTGTCGGGCCGATGATGAAAACCTCCGACGGCGTAATACCGAATAAGGTACTGGACTCGATCCGTAAAGCCCAGACACCTCTGCCGGGTGCGGCCGGTGGCCCCCAGATGGACCAGGTCTCACGTATGGTCGAGCTCTTGGGCAAATACCTCCCGGACGTCATCCAAAAGCAGGCTATCTTTGCGATTCCTGAGCTGAAAATCTCGCCCCCACAAATGACTTTAATCCTCGCGTATGACTATATGAATGCCTCGGGCAAACAAAAGGAATTCGAGACCGCGCTCAAAACCGAGTTAAAAGGATTTTCCCTCGGCGAGGAAAAGAAGGTTAAAGGGACCAAAATCATTACTGTGAAAAATGCCCAGAATATGGTGATCGCAAAGGCTACCTTTGGGACAATGGTCGTTTACAGTGTGGGATCTGATACTAAAATACTTGAGGAGATGATTGAACGCCATACCTCGGGCAAGGCCGATGGGAGCTTGTCGGAATCGGAGAATTTTAAATTTGCCATGGGGAAAGTCTCTAAGGATTATGCTTCCCTAGCTTTTGTGAATATCGAAAGTATCGTAAATATTGCCAAACCCTTTTTGGGACTTATGCCCAGCGGGAAATCCACTCTAGAGCAGGTGCAGGCCTATAAGGGAATCATCGCCACGACATCCATCCGGACGGATGGGATGTTACAGGAAGAGAGTTATTATATTATGCCGCAGGCGCAGAGGCCTGAGTATATGAGGACTCCGGGGGTATTAGATTACAAGACCCTGCCCCTGACTAGCCCGGCGACGCAGTTGTATCTGGCAGGACGCAGTGGCAGTATGGTAGGGATGTATGATTTTATGATGAAACAGGCTTACAAGGGAGATCCCATGAGCCAGCAAACTGTTTCAAATCTAGAGTCCATGTTTGCCTCTCGGGGGATTAATCTCCGGGATGATTTTTTTGGTGCATTTGGTGATGAGAGTGCCTTTATCGTGGATTGGCCCGGGGACCAAGCCAGCCCGCGTATATTCCTTGCGCAACAAACCAAGGATGCAGGCAAATTGCGCGGGACAGTGGACAAACTCGTGGGAATGTTACAAGAGTTTGGCGGGAAGGAATTAGCCGTCCAGACATCGACCAATGCGACAGGGATGGTCGTTTATTCGATCCCCATTGGGGGCACCTTTGCCCTGCTTTCCCCGACGATTTCCGTGTCCGATCAGTATCTCGTCGTGGCGAATTCCACCGAGGCACTGGACTTGGCGGTCAGCCGCACAAAGTCAACGGGTGATACGATTGAAAAGTTACCCGCTTACTCGGAGGCATTGGCCAAAGTGCCCAAAGGGGGATATACGATGGGATATGTGAATTCAAAAGATTTATTCACCCGCATCTATGAGATGATCAGGACCTATGCCGCATTGGCCGGGGCCTTTATTCCTCCCGATCAGGAAAGCGGGCTCAACCTGAAAAAAATCCCCGAGACAAAAGCCATTGCCCAGTATTTGTCGAATTCAATCTCTACGGAAGTCGCCGATCCCCAAGGGATTTACGGGGTGAAGATTTCCTCGCTTGGCAATCAGGCCTATGGGATCGTGGTTATTTTTGCTGCCGGGGCCATTATCCCAAATTTGGATAAAATCAAGGAGATGAATCCCTTGAGTTCATCCAAGCCCATGCCGAAAAAATCCGCCGTGACTCCTGGCACAGCAGCGGCACCGGCGGGTGATGTGAGCGGGCTGAAGCGTTCTGATATGAGGACAAGGGCGGTTTCATTTGTCAACGACATCAAAATGATCGAGGCGGCAGCTGAACAAAATGCCATTGAGAATGGGCTTGCCCCAGGACAAACCGTCTCATTCAGTCAGCTTGTCCAGGCGAAATATTTCAAAGATGGGTCCATGATCGCCCGGGGACAAAGTGCTGTCGGTCTCCCTCCGGAACTCACCTTTGACAAGGTTTATACGGATATTGATCCGACCCGCAGGCTCTATATCCCGATGGAATACCGGAATCTTTTTGCCCCCTCCATCACCGCAGATGACCGTGTCTGGCAGGGAGCATCCCTGACTCCTGCTGAGGCACCGCAGGCTTCCGCGCCTGGGGCTTCGGTTATACCCGCGCCCAGTGGGAGTACGATTCCTGTCACGCAAAATGCGCCATCCGCCCCCGAGGAATCTTTTATTCCGGCATCAGCTTTTATGGTGGACTCGATCCTGCTCGACCCGGCTAATAATGAAGCTACGGTGACAATGAATAAAAAAATCATCGTCGATAAAGGGGAGGAATTTGACTTTAATTACCAAGGTAAAGACTATCGCCTGCGCGTCATTGATGTCCAAGAAACTTCCGTCACCATTGAGGATACCGTGACAAAGAAGTCCGTGAAAGTTATTTACACGCCCAAGTGACCCCTCTTGTCTCTCTGGAGTGTGTGGGTCAAGGTCCTTCTGTGATGACGGTATCATCGTGTTCGTAACAGGGCGCGCACATGCACAGGAGCTTTAGGAGGGTGGCCCCGGTATTGGTGATCTTATGTTTTTGGCCGGGGACAATCGCGATCGAGTCACCGGGTTTAACCGTGAACTCTTCCCCCGCAAGCCTCATCAGGCCGTGGCCATCGGTAATATAATAAATCTCCTCGGTCTTGATATGATAATGTTCCTGCGTGGATTGACCGGGCTCCAGGCGGGCCTCCGCTAGACTCTGATTTTTGACCGAGGAATTCCTGTACGCCAGTAGCTCCCGGATTTCCGAGCCATCCTTGGTCTTGAAAGCAGGGACTTCATTAATATTGGTGAGGATGTTATTCATAAGGGGTTCCGTTTGATCAAGAGGAAAAGTAGGTTCAGAAAAGATCCATTATTTAAAATCTATTTTTCCGGCGCCGATATTACTGTCGGCATCTTCCATACGGATAAAGACACGGTCGACGAGGTCGGGGGCGGTGTAAATGAAGGATTTTTCTTTATTGTCGAGGATGCCTTGGGTCGGTGCGACGGGGAAATAATGGAGGCCATC encodes the following:
- a CDS encoding M42 family metallopeptidase, which encodes MNKTSLQFLEKLINTPSPSGFEAKGQRVWLDYAAQFADETSTDAYGNAIAVLNPKGKTKIMVAGHADEIGFMINYINDEGFIYVQAIGGIDVSLARGQRVFIHGAKGAVTGVTGALAIHLQDKSADAKAPKIEEIFIDIGVRDRKEAEKLVSVGDPVTYVDAFEVLRGNTVVARACDNRIGTFAAAETLRLLKESKKCDVCVVAVSTVQEENGLYGAQMVGYSIKPDAALVIDVGHATDIPPCTKTKHGDVRLGKGPILSVGSANHPVVVERLKISAAKAKIDYQKGIDPRWSGTDADGIFLSRGGVPTACIGLPNRYMHTPVEMIDLGDLEAISVLCAEFCRSVKSGETFKVKI
- a CDS encoding DUF3352 domain-containing protein; the protein is MKKVLGISALLLLMALTAGGVYWWFFLRSSKPMILVNTLPADTVLYLELKDVSKLKEDFKKTAYYKIWNDPGVQAFVGPMMKTSDGVIPNKVLDSIRKAQTPLPGAAGGPQMDQVSRMVELLGKYLPDVIQKQAIFAIPELKISPPQMTLILAYDYMNASGKQKEFETALKTELKGFSLGEEKKVKGTKIITVKNAQNMVIAKATFGTMVVYSVGSDTKILEEMIERHTSGKADGSLSESENFKFAMGKVSKDYASLAFVNIESIVNIAKPFLGLMPSGKSTLEQVQAYKGIIATTSIRTDGMLQEESYYIMPQAQRPEYMRTPGVLDYKTLPLTSPATQLYLAGRSGSMVGMYDFMMKQAYKGDPMSQQTVSNLESMFASRGINLRDDFFGAFGDESAFIVDWPGDQASPRIFLAQQTKDAGKLRGTVDKLVGMLQEFGGKELAVQTSTNATGMVVYSIPIGGTFALLSPTISVSDQYLVVANSTEALDLAVSRTKSTGDTIEKLPAYSEALAKVPKGGYTMGYVNSKDLFTRIYEMIRTYAALAGAFIPPDQESGLNLKKIPETKAIAQYLSNSISTEVADPQGIYGVKISSLGNQAYGIVVIFAAGAIIPNLDKIKEMNPLSSSKPMPKKSAVTPGTAAAPAGDVSGLKRSDMRTRAVSFVNDIKMIEAAAEQNAIENGLAPGQTVSFSQLVQAKYFKDGSMIARGQSAVGLPPELTFDKVYTDIDPTRRLYIPMEYRNLFAPSITADDRVWQGASLTPAEAPQASAPGASVIPAPSGSTIPVTQNAPSAPEESFIPASAFMVDSILLDPANNEATVTMNKKIIVDKGEEFDFNYQGKDYRLRVIDVQETSVTIEDTVTKKSVKVIYTPK
- a CDS encoding cupin domain-containing protein; this translates as MNNILTNINEVPAFKTKDGSEIRELLAYRNSSVKNQSLAEARLEPGQSTQEHYHIKTEEIYYITDGHGLMRLAGEEFTVKPGDSIAIVPGQKHKITNTGATLLKLLCMCAPCYEHDDTVITEGP